From the Tenacibaculum dicentrarchi genome, the window TATCACAAAAGGTGCAAATAGTTTTAATTTAATCGGAAACCCTTATACTTCGTATGTAAAACTTGGTGATTTCTTTAAAGACAACGCTACAGGAACTGTTTTATCAGAAGCTACTATTTGGCTTTGGAATCAAAACACCAATAGCTATGATTTAAAATTAGGTGCTGCTGATGCAAATTATCAAATAGCACCAGGACAAGGATTTTTTGTAAGTGCTAATGCCAATACTCAAGTAACTTTTAGCAAAGAAAATCAAAGTCATCAATCAGCAACTTTTCAACGACAGGCAAAAACTCAAATCAATTTAAGTGTTCGTGAAAATCAAAATAATACGGTAAAATCTACTAAATTATACTACCTTAATGGTGTTACCAAAGGTTTTGATAATGGTTATGACGGTTCTGTTTTTGGAGGAACAACTACTAATTACGCCCTTTACTCACAATTAGTAAGTAATACTAACGGTAAAAATTATGCGGTTCAATCGTTACCTATAAACGATTTAGAAAACACTATCGTCCCTATCGGATTAAAGGCTAAGGCAGGAAAAAAGATGGTTTTTTCAGCAGAATCAATGAATTTACCTGAAAATATAAGTATTTATTTAGAAGATAAACAAAACAATACATTTACCAATTTAGGTAAAGAAAATTATACCGTAACCTTAACAACTGATGCGAGCCAAGTTGGGCAGTTTTACCTTCATACAAGCTCTAAAGAATTAGATGCTAGTATTCAAACACCTGCTAATTTTAGCGAGTTAACTGTTTACAAATCATCTAAAACAACACTAACAGTTAATGGTTTACAAGCTAAAAAAGCGAGTGTAATTATCTATTCGATACAAGGAAAACAAATATTTTCAACAGATATTATTTCAAAAAATACAGCAACTGTTACTTTACCAAAAGCAGCTGCAGGGGTTTATTTAGTAAAAATAATTTCAGAATTAGGAACTATCAATAAAAAAATAGTTTTATAATAAACTTAATACAAACATTATTTTTTATTACAAATACAAAACAGGTTGCTTTTAGCAGCCTGTTTTTATTTTATAAAACACTCATTTGCTGTTTCCATATAAAAAACACGATAAATAATATAACAAAAAATTTAGTTTTAGTTTCGTGAAATTAATGTACATTTGCAACCGCAAAATAGAAAGATAACTAATTATCAAGTATTTAGGATTTACATTTATAGGATTTGCACTACTAGCTAGTTTTACAAGCCCGAAATTTGAAAACGAAAAAACAACAAACATACCAAAAAGAATCGTGCCTTCTATTAAAGAAATTAACGTTCCTTTTTTATTAAGAAACTTTGTTGGTTTTAAAGAAGCAGTAGCTTTTAAAGAATCGCAAGGAAAATACAGAGTTGTAAATAAATTGGGCTACTTAGGTAAATACCAATTTGGAAAATCAACCTTAAAAAGATTTCAAATTTACAATACTACGAATTTTCTTAAAACACCTGAATTACAAGAAAAAGCATTTGTCGCTTACTGTAAAGTAAATAAATGGATTTTAAGAAAAGATATTAAACGAAGTGTTGGAAAAACCATAAACGGTACTAAAATTACCGAATCTGGTATTTTAGCAGCAGCGCATTTAGGTGGGGCTGGTAACGTTAAAAAATATTTACGATCAAATGGTCATTTTCAATTTAAAGATGCCTTTGGAACCTCTATTAAATCTTATATCAAAAAATTTGCAGGCTATGATGTATCAACTATTAACGCCAATAAAAAGGCTAGTGTTTAACATCATCTTACAAAAATCTATATCAACTAAAAAAGACAGCTTTAATAGCTGTCTTTTTTATATATAATTTATACCTTACTATTTATGAATAATAAAAATAGTTGGGCGTTTATGCAAATCTGTTTTTATATGCTTCCATTCTTTAACGGTAAAGGTTTTTATATACTCTGAAGGAAGTGTAATATCGCAGGCAACACAAACACGTGTATCTGCCGATAAAACATTTCTTAAATCATCTAACATTTTTTCATTTCGATACGGCGTTTCTATAAAAATTTGTGATTGATTTTTAACACTAGAAAGCTTTTCTAAATCTTTAATTGCACGTTTTCTATCTGATTTATCAATAGGTAAATACCCATTAAAAGCAAAGCTCTGACCATTCATTCCTGAACCCATCATTGCCATTAAAATAGATGAAGGACCAACTAAAGGTACTACCTGAATGCCTTTTTCGTGTGCTAATTTTACAATCATTGCACCCGGATCGGCAACCGCAGGAACACCCGCATCTGATAATAATCCAATAGAAATACCTTTTTCACAAACATCTAAATAATTTTGTGTTTCAATATCATTCGAATATTTGTCTAACAATAATAACTCTAAAGAAGGTTGCGATTTATTAGGCGTAATCTTTTTAATAAACCCTCTTGCTGATTTTTCATTTTCTACAATAAAAAAATCAAGATGCTCTATTACTTTTTTAACAGAAATCGGCATTACCTCTAAAGGCTCTGTATCTCCTAATGTTGTTGGTATTAAATATAATTTACCTTTCATTTTGTCTTTTTTAAATTGCCTATTTTGAAGAAATATTTTAACCTGAATCGCTTTATTAAAAAGTTAATTTAGCGGTTAATTCCTCTACGTATTTTTTAAATTTCTTATCTGTTTCTGTTAAATTATCAACAGTTTTACAGGCGTGTAATACCGTAGCATGGTCTCTTTTACCTATTTGACTTCCAATACTCGCTAATGATAACTTTGTTAAACGCTTTGCAAAAAACATGGCTAATTGACGCGCCTGAACAATGTGTCTTTTACGTGTTTTAGACTGTAACATAGCTACATCCATATCAAAATATTTAGCTACAACTCTTTGAATATAATCAATTGAAATTTCTCGCTGGGTTGTTTTTACAAATTTATCGACAATTTCCCTTGCTAAGCTAACAGTAAAATCTCTTTTATTAAATGATGCTTGGGCAATCATAGAAATAATAACCCCTTCTAATTCACGAACATTCGCCTTTACATTTTTGGCGATATATTCAATTACATCTTCAGGCATTTCAACACCATCTTGATACAATTTATTATGAAGTATTGAAACACGAGTTTCAAAAGAAGGTGCTTGTAATTCGGCTGATAATCCCCATTTAAAACGAGACAATAAACGCAATTCAATATCTTGCATATCTACAGGGGCTTTATCCGAAGTTAAAATTACCTGTTTTCCATTTTGATGCAAATGATTAAAAATATGAAAAAATACTTCTTGTGTACCTGTTTTACCAGATAGAAACTGAATATCATCAATAATTAATACATCGACCATTTCATAAAAATGAATAAAGTCATTTCTAGTGTTCGACTTTACCGAATCAATAAATTGCTGGGTAAATTTTTCCGAAGAAATATATAAAACGGTTTTATCAGGATATTTATCTTTTACCTCAACCCCAATTGCTTGTACTAAATGTGTTTTTCCTAACCCAACAGGACCGTAAACCAATAAGGGGTTAAACGACGTTCCTCCAGGTTTATTTGCTACTGCCATACCCGCCGAACGAGCTAATCTGTTAGCATCACCTTCTATATAATTAATAAAATTATAGTTTGGGTTTAATTGCGACTCTATTTTAACTTTTTGTAAACCAGGAATCACAAAAGGATTTTTCAACTCTCTTTTAGACTCTGTCGGTACAGTAGTTTTCGGCGATTTTACCGCTTTCCGATTTGAACTCGGTATTTTAACTATTTGAGGACTGTTACTACTATAGGTGTTTTCTAAACGTACATCATAAATTAACCTAGCATCGGCCCCTAATTCTTTAACCAAAGCAACTCTTAATAACTTAATATAATGCTCTTCTAGCCATTCGTAAAAAAATTTACTAGGCACTTGAACTGTAAGAGCTTCTTCAGCTAATTTAACAGGTTTAATTGGCTCAAACCAAGTTTTATATGCTTGGTGTTTAATGTTATCTTTTATAAAAGATAAGCATTCCTTCCAAACTGAATCAGCAGTTTTAGTCATTTATTTGGGTTAAAAACAATTTTAGTTGTTAATTTTTATTCTTTTGTAAGGGCTAAGAGGATTTCGCCTTGGTACGAGAGTGCAAAAATGTGAATAAAATTTAGGATAAAAAAATTCAGTACCTATTGCTTC encodes:
- a CDS encoding peptidoglycan-binding protein LysM produces the protein MPSIKEINVPFLLRNFVGFKEAVAFKESQGKYRVVNKLGYLGKYQFGKSTLKRFQIYNTTNFLKTPELQEKAFVAYCKVNKWILRKDIKRSVGKTINGTKITESGILAAAHLGGAGNVKKYLRSNGHFQFKDAFGTSIKSYIKKFAGYDVSTINANKKASV
- a CDS encoding SAM-dependent methyltransferase, coding for MKGKLYLIPTTLGDTEPLEVMPISVKKVIEHLDFFIVENEKSARGFIKKITPNKSQPSLELLLLDKYSNDIETQNYLDVCEKGISIGLLSDAGVPAVADPGAMIVKLAHEKGIQVVPLVGPSSILMAMMGSGMNGQSFAFNGYLPIDKSDRKRAIKDLEKLSSVKNQSQIFIETPYRNEKMLDDLRNVLSADTRVCVACDITLPSEYIKTFTVKEWKHIKTDLHKRPTIFIIHK
- the dnaA gene encoding chromosomal replication initiator protein DnaA, giving the protein MTKTADSVWKECLSFIKDNIKHQAYKTWFEPIKPVKLAEEALTVQVPSKFFYEWLEEHYIKLLRVALVKELGADARLIYDVRLENTYSSNSPQIVKIPSSNRKAVKSPKTTVPTESKRELKNPFVIPGLQKVKIESQLNPNYNFINYIEGDANRLARSAGMAVANKPGGTSFNPLLVYGPVGLGKTHLVQAIGVEVKDKYPDKTVLYISSEKFTQQFIDSVKSNTRNDFIHFYEMVDVLIIDDIQFLSGKTGTQEVFFHIFNHLHQNGKQVILTSDKAPVDMQDIELRLLSRFKWGLSAELQAPSFETRVSILHNKLYQDGVEMPEDVIEYIAKNVKANVRELEGVIISMIAQASFNKRDFTVSLAREIVDKFVKTTQREISIDYIQRVVAKYFDMDVAMLQSKTRKRHIVQARQLAMFFAKRLTKLSLASIGSQIGKRDHATVLHACKTVDNLTETDKKFKKYVEELTAKLTF